Proteins encoded together in one Nostoc sp. PCC 7524 window:
- a CDS encoding ATP-binding protein, translating into MDRDPALQLNLLRSTLGKMEVALGAIDDAIVWTGEDTKVQWCNTAFDRLVGRPHIRILGSPLIQLLPLIQQGQIIANEEHPVLIALQEHLQATEYEFKQSQKTLILEISGSSIEFVNGEKCAVLAIRDITARKQTEAALQQAKEAADVANIAKSQFLANMSHELRTPLNIILGFTQLLTRYGSLDTHQQEYLDTISRSGEHLLKLIDDVLEMSKIEAGKTTLNPTGFDLKHLLETLYQMLSLKSQSKGLQLIFKLAPDLPQYICADESKLRQVLINLLGNAIKFTQIGSVTLRVWQDTEAIDTGIRLLFEVEDTGSGIELMDMERLFEPFVQTQTGENSQEGTGLGLPISQKFVRLMGGEMTANSQVGVGTIFRFDIHTQQIRSDQVETAKSSQQVIALAVGQPKYRILVAEDKPEIRQIMIKLLQPVGFDVREVNNGEEAIALCKSWCPDLVWMDMRMPVMDGYEATKRIKTAIDSPPVVIALTGSAFEEDRIVALSTGCDDFVRKPFRVEVIFDKMAEYLGVKYIYATEQIKLPTQPQSADIPVNELSNAMLQMPPEWVEQLHQAARRVNSKHILQLIEEIPSSQAGLAKTLTNLVNDFCFEEIINLTDTNSL; encoded by the coding sequence ATGGATAGAGATCCTGCCCTTCAGTTAAACCTGCTGCGTTCAACTTTAGGTAAAATGGAAGTAGCATTAGGGGCTATTGATGATGCAATTGTTTGGACTGGTGAAGACACCAAGGTGCAATGGTGCAATACAGCATTTGATCGCTTAGTTGGTAGACCTCATATTAGAATTTTGGGTAGCCCACTAATTCAACTACTACCACTAATACAACAGGGTCAAATAATTGCCAATGAAGAACATCCGGTGCTAATAGCACTGCAAGAACACTTGCAAGCTACTGAATATGAGTTTAAACAATCTCAAAAAACACTAATTTTGGAAATTTCAGGAAGCTCTATCGAATTTGTTAACGGAGAGAAATGTGCTGTTTTAGCAATTCGTGATATTACGGCTCGTAAACAAACAGAAGCAGCACTTCAGCAAGCTAAAGAAGCAGCAGATGTAGCCAATATTGCTAAAAGTCAGTTTTTAGCAAACATGAGCCATGAACTACGAACTCCCTTGAATATTATTTTGGGTTTTACCCAATTACTAACTAGATATGGTTCTCTTGATACCCATCAACAAGAGTATTTAGATACTATTTCCCGCAGTGGTGAACATCTGTTAAAATTAATTGATGATGTTCTAGAAATGTCCAAAATAGAAGCTGGTAAAACCACATTGAATCCAACTGGGTTTGATTTAAAACATCTTTTGGAAACACTGTACCAGATGTTAAGTTTAAAATCCCAATCGAAAGGATTACAATTAATATTTAAACTTGCCCCAGACTTACCCCAATATATCTGCGCTGATGAAAGTAAACTGCGCCAAGTTTTAATTAATTTATTAGGCAATGCCATCAAATTTACCCAAATCGGTAGTGTGACTCTGCGCGTCTGGCAAGACACAGAAGCGATAGACACAGGGATACGGCTATTATTTGAAGTTGAAGATACTGGATCTGGTATTGAATTAATGGACATGGAAAGGTTATTTGAACCTTTTGTGCAAACTCAAACAGGCGAAAATTCTCAAGAAGGAACTGGATTAGGTTTACCCATTAGTCAAAAATTCGTCCGACTCATGGGGGGAGAGATGACTGCGAACAGTCAGGTAGGGGTGGGAACAATTTTTAGGTTCGATATCCACACCCAACAAATTCGATCTGATCAAGTAGAGACGGCAAAATCTAGCCAGCAAGTGATTGCTTTGGCAGTCGGACAGCCAAAATATCGGATTCTGGTAGCAGAAGATAAACCAGAGATTCGCCAAATCATGATTAAGTTGCTGCAACCAGTTGGCTTTGACGTACGGGAAGTTAATAATGGAGAAGAAGCGATCGCCTTATGTAAAAGTTGGTGTCCTGACTTAGTGTGGATGGATATGCGAATGCCAGTGATGGATGGCTATGAGGCAACTAAACGCATTAAGACAGCAATTGATTCACCGCCAGTCGTCATTGCTTTAACTGGTAGTGCATTTGAAGAAGACCGGATTGTAGCTTTATCTACAGGTTGTGATGACTTTGTACGTAAGCCATTTCGAGTGGAAGTGATTTTTGACAAGATGGCAGAATACTTGGGTGTGAAATATATATATGCAACTGAACAAATTAAACTGCCAACACAGCCACAATCGGCAGATATTCCCGTAAATGAATTAAGTAATGCAATGCTCCAAATGCCTCCGGAATGGGTGGAACAATTGCATCAAGCAGCGAGGCGAGTTAATTCTAAGCATATTCTCCAACTGATTGAGGAAATTCCATCATCCCAGGCTGGTTTAGCTAAAACGCTAACAAATCTCGTCAATGATTTTTGTTTTGAAGAGATTATTAATTTAACTGATACCAATTCTCTATGA
- a CDS encoding calcium-binding protein → MANITGTQYNDNNSFQYVNGVLVYLPSLVGTALDDYISGLAGNDILYGNDGNDTLNGGTGADTMYGGTGNDNYYVDNLGDVVTEYAFQGTDTVYSSISYTLGANVENLTLIGTAYGGYGNSLNNVISGNDSNNYLFGSSGNDTLYGNGGNDTLSGGTGADTMYGGTGNDNYYVDNAGDVVIEYASQGTDRVYSSISYTLGSNVENLTLTGTAYGGYGNSLNNVISGNSSNNYLFGNSGNDTLYGNDGNDTLSGGTGADTMYGGTGNDNYYVDNAGDVVIEYASQGTDRVYSSIFSYTLGSNVENLTLTGSAERGYGNSLNNVISGNSSNNYLYGNGGNDTLIGGGGNDYLNGFGSGQEYDLLTGGLGADTFAVGSGNGVQYTGLGYATITDFSRAEGDKIQLLYLPDNNQYSLGSGNWGGSSALDTGIFYNGDLIGVVRDTTTVSLQQDFTFVSLAVG, encoded by the coding sequence GTGGCTAACATTACAGGAACTCAATACAACGATAACAATTCTTTTCAATACGTTAATGGCGTACTTGTGTATCTGCCATCTCTAGTAGGCACTGCACTAGATGACTACATTTCCGGGCTTGCTGGTAACGACATCTTATACGGCAACGATGGTAATGACACCCTCAATGGTGGCACTGGTGCAGACACAATGTATGGCGGCACTGGCAACGACAACTATTACGTTGATAATCTTGGGGATGTAGTTACCGAGTATGCTTTCCAAGGTACTGATACAGTATATTCTTCCATCTCCTATACCCTTGGTGCAAACGTTGAAAACCTGACGCTGATTGGTACTGCCTACGGTGGATACGGCAACAGTCTCAATAACGTTATCTCTGGCAACGATTCTAACAACTACCTCTTTGGTAGTTCTGGCAACGATACCCTTTACGGTAACGGTGGTAATGATACCCTCAGTGGTGGTACTGGCGCAGACACAATGTATGGCGGCACTGGCAACGACAACTATTACGTTGATAATGCTGGAGATGTAGTTATTGAGTATGCTTCCCAAGGTACTGATAGAGTTTATTCTTCCATCTCCTATACCCTCGGCTCTAACGTTGAAAACCTAACGCTGACTGGTACTGCCTACGGTGGATACGGCAACAGCCTCAACAACGTTATCTCCGGCAACAGTTCTAACAACTACCTCTTCGGTAATTCTGGCAACGACACCCTTTACGGTAACGATGGCAATGATACCCTCAGTGGTGGTACTGGCGCAGACACAATGTATGGCGGTACTGGCAACGACAACTATTACGTTGATAATGCTGGAGATGTAGTTATTGAGTATGCTTCCCAAGGTACTGATAGAGTATATTCTTCCATCTTTTCCTATACCCTCGGCTCTAACGTTGAAAACCTAACGCTGACTGGTAGTGCCGAAAGAGGATATGGCAACAGCCTCAATAACGTCATCTCTGGTAACAGTTCCAACAACTACCTCTACGGTAACGGTGGCAACGACACCCTCATCGGTGGTGGTGGCAACGATTATCTGAACGGTTTCGGTTCCGGTCAAGAATATGATCTCCTCACTGGTGGTTTAGGAGCGGACACATTTGCAGTGGGTTCTGGCAATGGTGTTCAGTATACTGGGTTGGGCTACGCTACAATTACCGACTTTAGCAGAGCAGAAGGTGACAAAATCCAACTTTTGTACTTGCCGGATAATAATCAATACAGCCTCGGATCTGGCAACTGGGGAGGTAGCAGTGCGCTAGACACCGGAATCTTCTACAACGGAGATTTGATTGGTGTTGTGCGAGACACAACCACGGTCAGCTTACAACAAGACTTTACGTTTGTCTCGTTAGCTGTTGGCTAA
- a CDS encoding sigma-70 family RNA polymerase sigma factor, giving the protein MQPRQGILETFSTFVQFDADRFSVWVTDSKLNRSIKKCVEQYPQQISDHFWVLYWYKIWQIESSPLAVGHISAYLQEVCYWVARKIAVNFTSQFSVADCFQIAISCIYKILKNFNPEYSTNLKSYAEYAFERFLKDSLRLGKEADICTDWALLHKISRKRLVNALENAGCNSQIINNYVLAWECFKELYTSDSKTVRQLVKPDIATWQAITQLYNRQSLSQLTPDILEKWLSTSAKAVRDFLYPKFVSVDAPILGQESGNLLDTLPADLPASLLTEIIAQEEATARQTQQAQLNQVLTDALAALDTQSQKLLQAYYQQQLTQQQIAQQLEIKQYTVSRRLSSIKRSLLTTLTQWSIDSLHISPTPVVVDAVSKSLEEWLNNYYRTS; this is encoded by the coding sequence ATGCAACCCCGACAGGGTATTCTTGAAACCTTCTCTACCTTTGTGCAGTTTGATGCAGATAGGTTCAGTGTTTGGGTGACAGATAGCAAACTAAACCGAAGTATCAAAAAATGCGTAGAACAATACCCGCAACAAATATCTGATCATTTCTGGGTGCTTTACTGGTACAAAATTTGGCAAATAGAATCCAGCCCTTTAGCAGTAGGACATATTTCCGCTTATTTGCAAGAGGTATGCTACTGGGTTGCGAGAAAAATAGCTGTAAATTTTACGAGTCAATTTTCTGTTGCAGATTGCTTTCAGATTGCTATTTCCTGCATTTATAAAATTCTTAAAAACTTTAATCCTGAATACAGCACAAATTTAAAAAGCTATGCTGAATACGCTTTTGAGCGTTTCCTCAAAGACTCATTACGTTTGGGAAAGGAAGCAGATATCTGCACTGACTGGGCTTTACTGCATAAAATTAGTCGCAAGCGGTTGGTAAATGCTTTAGAAAACGCTGGTTGTAATAGTCAAATTATCAATAATTATGTCTTAGCTTGGGAATGTTTTAAGGAACTCTACACCAGTGATAGTAAAACTGTTCGTCAATTGGTAAAACCGGATATTGCCACATGGCAAGCAATTACTCAGCTTTATAATAGACAAAGCTTGAGTCAACTGACTCCAGACATTTTAGAAAAATGGCTGAGTACCTCCGCTAAAGCTGTACGAGATTTTCTTTACCCCAAATTTGTGTCTGTAGATGCTCCTATTCTTGGGCAAGAATCAGGTAATCTATTAGATACATTACCCGCAGATTTACCTGCATCATTACTGACAGAAATTATTGCCCAAGAGGAAGCTACAGCTAGACAAACACAACAAGCACAATTAAACCAAGTGTTGACGGATGCTTTAGCGGCGTTGGATACGCAGTCGCAGAAATTACTCCAAGCTTATTATCAGCAACAGCTGACTCAACAACAAATCGCCCAACAGTTAGAAATTAAGCAATATACAGTTTCTCGCCGTTTGAGCAGCATTAAACGCTCATTACTCACTACCCTAACGCAGTGGAGCATTGATAGTTTGCATATCTCCCCTACGCCTGTCGTAGTGGATGCGGTAAGCAAAAGTCTAGAAGAATGGCTTAACAATTACTATAGAACTTCTTGA
- a CDS encoding DUF1822 family protein — MFDHAVGFAVDNDLVLELIPTSPNLERKYSTSGGCQRAWLNHICLTTFLDWLQGEVTPNARVHPNTAALPSFWEVVNGTAMSCDNSRLVLIPTLAMDVDELRVPQEWVDIPEWVADYYLAVQINTDEGWMRVFGYTTHQQLKTLGVYDPGDRTYSLESDQLIADLNVLWVTRQLSPEEITRASVAPIPPLPQTQADNLLQRLSNADIKFPRLEVPFPLWGALIAHGGWRQRLYELRQGIVQPVSIGQWLQEGVSNFAQQLGWERRQFFAVSSGMRSLESQTPIVGLSRQILVSGITYELRFFPKGNPDEKIWRFELLNSTPDNLIPTGFQLRLLTEDLQAFPNNEDAATTPVEQLYVEVMLEPGEGLVWEVTPLPAEYEREILRF, encoded by the coding sequence ATGTTTGATCATGCTGTGGGTTTCGCTGTTGATAATGACTTGGTTTTAGAATTGATTCCGACATCACCAAATCTAGAACGTAAATATTCTACGTCTGGTGGTTGTCAGCGTGCTTGGCTTAATCACATTTGTTTAACTACATTTTTAGATTGGTTACAAGGGGAAGTTACACCCAATGCTAGAGTGCATCCCAACACAGCTGCTCTGCCCAGTTTTTGGGAAGTAGTCAACGGTACAGCTATGAGTTGTGATAACTCCCGCTTGGTTCTGATTCCTACCTTAGCAATGGATGTAGATGAGTTACGTGTACCTCAAGAATGGGTGGATATTCCGGAATGGGTGGCTGATTATTACTTAGCGGTGCAGATAAATACAGATGAAGGCTGGATGCGAGTTTTTGGTTACACAACGCATCAACAACTGAAAACTTTAGGAGTTTATGATCCAGGCGATCGCACTTACAGTTTAGAATCTGATCAGCTCATCGCAGATTTGAATGTGCTATGGGTAACTCGTCAATTGTCTCCGGAAGAAATCACCCGTGCGTCGGTTGCTCCCATACCACCTTTACCCCAAACCCAAGCAGACAATTTACTGCAAAGATTAAGTAACGCAGATATCAAATTTCCCCGCTTAGAAGTTCCCTTTCCTCTTTGGGGAGCGTTAATCGCACATGGTGGTTGGCGACAACGTTTGTATGAATTGCGCCAAGGAATTGTGCAACCAGTATCAATTGGGCAATGGCTTCAAGAAGGGGTATCGAATTTTGCTCAACAACTAGGCTGGGAACGGCGACAGTTTTTTGCTGTCTCTTCAGGGATGAGGAGTTTAGAAAGCCAAACTCCTATTGTCGGCTTATCTCGACAAATTTTGGTATCTGGTATTACTTATGAGTTACGATTTTTCCCTAAAGGCAATCCAGACGAAAAAATTTGGCGGTTTGAATTACTTAATTCCACTCCTGACAATCTAATTCCTACGGGGTTTCAACTCAGGCTGCTTACGGAAGATTTACAAGCATTTCCTAATAATGAAGATGCAGCCACAACGCCTGTAGAACAATTGTATGTAGAAGTGATGTTAGAACCCGGTGAAGGTTTAGTTTGGGAAGTCACACCTTTACCAGCAGAATATGAGCGCGAAATTTTACGTTTTTAG
- a CDS encoding CHAT domain-containing protein: protein MSAKFYVFSCRGDWGVVKKKIINFCLLAVLTIFICVLVTPAFANISQKTIINQDSQSKIVESQTLYESGRFAEAVQILQQAVQEYQQQGDTLKQAVALGNLSLAYQQIGNWQQAQLAITNSLDLQEFNNKNLAILAQTLDIQGRLQLLTGKPELALTTWKQTEDIYTKIGNKNSIALALLYQAQALRNQGFNKQAIEKLEQVNQTLKSQGDSLAKAAVLLSLGDTLENVGELEKSRLALEQSLAIHQRLKSSENIALSLLSLGNNARIQQKNSQAVAFYQQTFDTSSLPITKVKARLNHLNLLITEKKFAAAQTLIPEIQSLLIQLPPSRPSIYAHINLAHSLGGLNTPKSQIAQLLATGVQAARSLNDIRAEAYALGNLGNLYEKTQQFAEAINLTQQALILAQSSNAPEITYLWQWQMGRLFKAQGNFTGAIAAYDAAVETLESLRTDLVAVNQDIQFNFRDNVEPVYRESVALLLQNSGKKPDIQTLDKARTRIEALQLAELDNFFREACLQGQRVLLDQVVDKDNPNTAILYPIILPEQLQVIVKIPQQPLRHYTVNKSQVEVERTLAELREYILEPDRTEEVQTLSQEVYNWLIKPMASDLATSQVNTLVFVLDGALRNIPLAALYDGEKYLVEKYAIALSLGLQLLAPKPLTQKPVSILAAGLVQPPPEFPTFPPLPGIKLEFDLIAQTGASTKKLLDQDFTSSTLGKNVNTLPFNVLHLATHGQFSSRSEDTFILANDGSINVLEFDKLLRSQSETNTQILELLVLSACQTATGDNRATLGLAGTAIKAGARSTVASLWHINDQSTAVLIGEFYNELVNSKVTKAEALRRAQVKLLTKYPNYNRPGYWAAYVLVGNWF from the coding sequence ATGAGCGCGAAATTTTACGTTTTTAGTTGCAGGGGGGATTGGGGAGTGGTGAAGAAGAAAATTATTAATTTTTGTTTGCTGGCTGTGCTAACTATATTTATATGTGTTTTAGTGACTCCAGCCTTCGCAAATATTTCTCAAAAGACAATTATTAATCAAGATTCACAATCTAAAATTGTCGAAAGCCAAACATTATATGAAAGTGGTAGATTTGCTGAAGCTGTGCAGATTTTACAGCAAGCAGTCCAAGAGTATCAACAACAGGGAGATACTTTAAAACAAGCTGTAGCCTTGGGTAATCTATCGCTGGCTTATCAACAAATTGGTAATTGGCAACAAGCTCAATTAGCTATTACCAATAGCTTAGATTTACAAGAATTTAATAATAAAAATTTAGCAATTTTAGCTCAAACTCTAGATATTCAAGGACGCTTACAACTTTTAACAGGTAAGCCAGAATTAGCTCTGACGACTTGGAAACAGACTGAAGATATTTACACCAAGATAGGAAACAAAAACAGTATTGCTTTGGCACTACTTTATCAAGCTCAAGCATTACGTAATCAAGGTTTTAATAAGCAAGCTATTGAGAAACTAGAACAGGTAAATCAAACTCTAAAATCTCAAGGTGATTCTTTGGCGAAGGCAGCAGTTTTACTATCCCTTGGAGATACATTAGAAAATGTAGGAGAATTAGAAAAATCTCGCTTAGCTTTAGAACAAAGTTTAGCAATTCATCAAAGGCTTAAATCTTCAGAAAATATTGCTTTAAGTCTGTTAAGTTTAGGTAATAATGCGCGGATTCAACAAAAAAATTCCCAGGCAGTTGCATTTTATCAACAAACATTTGACACCTCATCTTTACCCATCACAAAAGTTAAAGCACGACTCAATCATCTCAATTTATTAATTACAGAAAAAAAATTTGCAGCAGCACAAACCTTAATTCCAGAAATTCAATCTCTACTTATACAACTTCCACCCTCTCGCCCATCGATTTACGCCCACATTAACTTGGCTCACAGTTTGGGTGGTTTAAACACCCCCAAATCCCAAATTGCTCAACTACTGGCTACGGGTGTACAAGCAGCGCGGAGTTTAAACGATATCCGCGCCGAAGCCTATGCTTTGGGTAATCTGGGTAACTTGTATGAAAAAACACAACAATTTGCTGAAGCGATTAACCTGACACAACAGGCTTTAATATTGGCGCAAAGTAGCAACGCACCGGAAATTACTTATTTGTGGCAATGGCAGATGGGTAGATTATTCAAAGCCCAAGGTAATTTTACAGGAGCGATCGCAGCCTATGATGCAGCCGTAGAAACATTGGAGTCGCTGCGTACTGACTTAGTAGCAGTCAATCAGGATATCCAGTTTAATTTCCGCGACAATGTAGAACCAGTTTATCGTGAGTCAGTAGCTTTATTGCTGCAAAATTCTGGCAAAAAACCCGATATTCAAACCTTAGATAAAGCGAGAACACGCATAGAGGCACTACAGTTAGCAGAACTCGATAACTTTTTTAGAGAAGCTTGTTTACAAGGGCAGAGGGTACTTTTAGATCAAGTAGTAGACAAAGACAATCCCAACACTGCCATACTCTATCCCATTATTCTGCCAGAACAACTCCAAGTAATTGTTAAAATTCCTCAGCAACCACTGCGCCATTATACAGTTAACAAATCCCAGGTTGAAGTGGAACGCACCTTGGCAGAACTGCGGGAATACATTTTAGAACCGGATAGAACTGAGGAAGTACAAACCCTTTCCCAAGAAGTCTATAACTGGTTAATTAAACCTATGGCATCTGATTTAGCCACAAGTCAAGTTAATACCCTGGTATTCGTACTAGATGGGGCATTAAGAAATATACCCCTAGCTGCGCTTTACGACGGCGAGAAATATTTAGTAGAGAAATACGCCATTGCTTTGAGTTTAGGGCTTCAGCTATTAGCTCCCAAACCTCTGACTCAAAAACCTGTGAGTATACTAGCTGCGGGTTTAGTGCAACCACCGCCAGAGTTTCCCACATTCCCACCCTTACCAGGAATCAAGTTAGAATTTGACCTCATTGCTCAAACAGGAGCATCTACCAAAAAACTACTAGATCAAGACTTTACCAGTAGCACTCTAGGAAAAAACGTTAATACTCTTCCTTTTAATGTCTTACATTTGGCAACTCACGGACAATTTAGCTCTCGTTCGGAAGATACTTTCATTTTAGCCAATGATGGTTCTATCAATGTTTTAGAATTCGATAAATTACTCCGCTCTCAGAGTGAAACTAATACGCAAATCTTAGAATTATTAGTTTTGAGTGCTTGTCAAACTGCCACAGGTGACAACCGTGCAACATTAGGGTTGGCAGGCACAGCCATCAAAGCAGGCGCACGTAGCACAGTTGCCTCACTGTGGCACATCAACGATCAATCCACTGCCGTCTTGATTGGTGAATTTTACAATGAATTAGTCAATAGTAAAGTGACTAAAGCAGAAGCCTTACGTCGCGCTCAAGTCAAATTATTAACAAAGTATCCTAATTATAATCGCCCCGGTTACTGGGCTGCTTATGTATTAGTTGGTAATTGGTTTTAG
- a CDS encoding family 1 glycosylhydrolase produces MSKLSKLAPLPESFMFGVATADHQCEAYDERYEDIRDVWERRRGLTVRDRATDFWHRYPEDIALAKSLGCKMFRFSIAWSRVEPQPGQFSEEAFEHYRQVIETIRSHGMEPMVTLHHFTHPIHVEARGGLIAPDFPVMFAKYATEVAKRLGDLSRYWITFNEPSQLIYGYVKPWWERAYFMPPGLERGASMADQMSAIAKLMNNLFVAHTRARNIIKEVNPEAQVGANPMLLGLPLWLQKIVDRNVTNLRRPEDLIAQGQRFTERGLLEKGKVDVVIATLTVTQERHQEVAFSEAYYQAGQYLLVKAKSAIQQPEDVAQVAVVKSSTAESTVSQLPKAAVKVVAEYDDALQMLDYEQVNAILADDTILLGIMKQHPDQYRLVGRNGEGLTEENYGAAVVKGDRALLNAIDVAVRQFKDSGAWQASYSHHFPNQPIPEPPKIGRRSTLADITKGSSASFELPLAQPGTPLRRIQDRGYLIVAVKDNVPGFGYRDPKTGEFSGLEIDLARFIAKLIFGDPDKIKFQAVSTQERLPILRSLTQIFDPVLKIYSALSTSLTSNWWHLGMAGKLPTFLCPEECVDQQDFVGFDYYWGISNLRINRVQQLMEAGFGRFSNAPVWSEVLYDMLKFHAQLFPGKEIMIVENGCVDMADKATQGVKREDYLRRHIREVQRARQDGVNVVGYVCWCITSNREWGLKFGPDSDFGVYHIDLDHDPELKRKPTIATEVYRDIITRGGV; encoded by the coding sequence ATGTCCAAACTGAGCAAACTAGCACCTTTACCAGAATCATTCATGTTTGGTGTGGCGACAGCTGACCACCAATGCGAAGCTTATGATGAGCGTTATGAAGATATTCGGGATGTGTGGGAACGCCGGCGTGGTCTAACTGTTCGCGATCGCGCTACGGATTTTTGGCATCGCTACCCTGAAGATATTGCTTTGGCTAAGTCTCTCGGTTGTAAGATGTTCCGCTTTTCTATTGCTTGGTCGCGGGTAGAACCTCAACCTGGTCAGTTTAGTGAAGAAGCCTTTGAGCATTATCGCCAAGTGATTGAAACTATCCGATCGCATGGAATGGAACCAATGGTAACTCTCCATCATTTCACCCATCCCATCCATGTGGAAGCTAGAGGCGGTTTAATTGCTCCCGACTTCCCAGTGATGTTTGCTAAGTATGCGACGGAAGTAGCGAAACGTTTGGGTGATTTGTCCCGCTATTGGATTACGTTTAATGAACCTAGTCAACTGATTTACGGCTATGTTAAACCTTGGTGGGAAAGAGCTTATTTTATGCCCCCCGGTTTGGAACGAGGCGCAAGCATGGCGGATCAGATGAGTGCGATCGCTAAGTTGATGAATAATTTATTTGTCGCCCACACTAGAGCTAGAAATATTATTAAAGAGGTGAATCCAGAGGCGCAGGTGGGTGCTAATCCGATGTTATTAGGTTTACCTTTATGGTTGCAAAAAATCGTAGACCGCAATGTGACTAATCTGCGTCGTCCCGAAGATTTGATTGCCCAAGGACAACGATTTACCGAGCGTGGTTTACTAGAAAAGGGCAAAGTTGATGTAGTTATTGCTACTTTAACTGTCACCCAAGAGCGACACCAAGAAGTAGCTTTTTCTGAAGCTTATTATCAGGCCGGTCAATATCTCTTGGTGAAAGCTAAAAGTGCTATTCAACAACCCGAAGATGTGGCGCAGGTGGCTGTAGTTAAAAGTTCTACTGCGGAATCTACAGTTAGTCAACTACCTAAAGCTGCGGTGAAGGTAGTCGCAGAATATGATGATGCCTTGCAAATGTTGGATTACGAACAGGTGAACGCCATCTTAGCGGATGATACTATCCTGTTGGGCATCATGAAGCAGCATCCAGACCAGTATCGGCTAGTAGGTAGAAATGGGGAAGGGTTAACAGAGGAAAATTATGGGGCGGCGGTAGTTAAAGGCGATCGCGCTTTACTCAATGCTATAGATGTAGCGGTGCGACAGTTTAAAGATTCTGGTGCTTGGCAAGCCAGCTACAGTCATCACTTCCCCAATCAACCCATTCCTGAACCTCCCAAAATCGGCAGACGTTCAACTTTGGCTGACATCACCAAAGGCTCCTCGGCTAGTTTTGAGTTACCTTTAGCCCAACCAGGGACACCACTACGCCGCATCCAAGACAGGGGTTATTTGATTGTGGCAGTTAAAGACAATGTACCTGGATTTGGCTACCGTGACCCGAAAACTGGGGAATTTAGCGGCTTAGAAATCGATTTAGCCCGTTTTATCGCCAAGCTAATTTTCGGAGATCCCGATAAAATTAAGTTTCAAGCCGTTTCGACTCAAGAACGATTGCCGATATTGCGATCGCTCACACAAATTTTTGACCCAGTTTTAAAGATTTATAGCGCCCTCTCTACCTCTTTGACAAGTAACTGGTGGCATTTGGGTATGGCTGGGAAGTTACCGACATTCCTCTGTCCAGAAGAGTGCGTAGATCAGCAGGATTTTGTTGGATTTGATTACTATTGGGGAATTAGTAATTTACGCATCAACCGCGTCCAACAGTTAATGGAAGCGGGTTTTGGGCGTTTTAGTAATGCGCCAGTGTGGTCTGAGGTACTTTACGATATGCTCAAGTTCCACGCCCAACTATTCCCAGGTAAGGAAATTATGATTGTTGAGAATGGCTGCGTTGATATGGCAGATAAAGCCACACAAGGTGTCAAGCGAGAAGATTACCTGCGTCGCCATATCCGAGAAGTACAGCGTGCGCGCCAGGATGGTGTGAATGTGGTGGGTTATGTTTGTTGGTGTATCACCTCGAACCGCGAATGGGGTTTGAAGTTTGGCCCCGATAGCGATTTTGGTGTATATCACATTGACTTAGATCATGACCCAGAATTAAAGCGCAAGCCAACAATAGCCACCGAAGTTTACCGCGACATCATTACACGAGGTGGGGTGTAA